Proteins encoded in a region of the Buteo buteo chromosome 11, bButBut1.hap1.1, whole genome shotgun sequence genome:
- the NHLH1 gene encoding helix-loop-helix protein 1, protein MMLNSDQTEIDLPPTHSESESVFSDCGGGRAGSVEDAGGVGLCAQSRIAEPGEAVKKDLQHLSREERRRRRRATAKYRTAHATRERIRVEAFNMAFAELRKLLPTLPPDKKLSKIEILRLAICYISYLNHVLDV, encoded by the coding sequence ATGATGCTCAATTCAGACCAGACAGAGATCGACCTGCCCCCGACACACTCCGAGTCCGAATCTGTCTTCAGCGACTGTGGTGGCGGCCGCGCAGGCAGCGTGGAGGACGCCGGTGGCGTTGGCTTGTGTGCTCAGTCCCGGATAGCTGAGCCGGGTGAGGCTGTGAAGAAAGACCTGCAGCACCTGAGTCGGGAAGAGCGTAGGCGCCGGCGGCGTGCCACGGCCAAATACCGGACAGCCCACGCCACGCGGGAGCGCATCCGCGTTGAAGCCTTCAACATGGCCTTTGCTGAGCTGCGGAagctgctgcccaccctgccaCCGGACAAGAAGCTCTCCAAGATTGAGATTCTCCGCCTGGCCATTTGCTACATCTCCTACCTGAACCATGTGCTGGATGTCTGA
- the VANGL2 gene encoding vang-like protein 2, which yields MDNESQYSGYSYKSGHSRSSRKHRDRRDRHRSKSRDGSRGDKSVTIQAPGEPLLDNESTRGDERDDNWGETTTVVTGTSEHSISHDDITRITKDMEDSAHLDCSRHLGVSLAGALALLAFLTPLAFMLLPQLLWREELEPCGTPCEGLFISVAFKLLILLLGSWALFFRRPKAFFPRIFVFRALLMVLVFLLVVSYWLFYGVRILDSRDRNYQGVVQYAVSLVDALLFVHYLAVVLLELRQLQPQFTLKAVRSADGASRFYNVGHLSIQRAAVWILENYYHDFPVYNPALLNLPKSVLSKKMSGFKVYSLGEENTTNNSTGQSRAVIAAAARRRDNSHNEYYYEEAEHERRVRKRRARLVVAVEEAFTHIKRLQEEDQKNPREIMDPREAAQAIFASMARAMQKYLRTTKQQPYHTMESILQHLEFCITHDMTPKAFLERYLMAGPTIQYHKDRWLAKQWTLVSEEPVTNGLKDGVVFVLKRQDFSLVVSTKKIPFFKLSEEFVDPKSHKFVMRLQSETSV from the exons ATGGACAATGAGTCACAATACTCGGGATATTCCTACAAGTCCGGGCATTCCCGCAGCTCCCGCAAGCACAG GGATCGGCGGGACCGGCATCGCTCGAAAAGCCGGGACGGGAGCCGCGGGGACAAGTCGGTGACCATCCAAGCACCAGGCGAGCCCTTGTTGGACAATGAGTCGACCCGGGGGGATGAGAGG GATGACAACTGGGGCGAGACCACCACGGTGGTGACGGGGACGTCGGAGCACAGCATCTCGCACGATGACATCACCCGCATCACCAAGGACATGGAGGACAGCGCCCACCTGGACTGCTCCCGGCACCTGGGCGTCTCGCTGGCCGGGGCGCTGGCACTGCTTGCCTTCCTCACACCCCTCGCCTTCATGCTCCTACCCCAGCTGCTGTGGCGGGAGGAGCTGGAGCCCTGTGGGACACCCTGCGAGGGGCTCTTCATCTCCGTGGCCTTCAAACTCCTCATCCTCCTgctgggcagctgggctctcTTCTTCCGTCGCCCCAAAGCCTTCTTCCCTCGCATCTTCGTCTTCCGAGCGTTGCTCATGGTGCTTGTCTTCCTCCTCGTCGTCTCCTACTGGCTTTTCTACGGTGTACGGATCCTGGACTCGCGGGACCGCAACTACCAGGGGGTGGTGCAGTACGCCGTCTCGCTGGTGGATGCCTTGCTCTTCGTGCACTACCTGGCCgtggtgctgctggagctgcgccagctccagccccagttCACCCTCAAAGCCGTCCGCTCTGCTGACGGAGCCAGTCGTTTCTACAACGTTGGCCATCTCAG CATCCAGCGAGCAGCCGTGTGGATCCTGGAGAACTATTACCACGATTTCCCGGTCTACAATCCTGCCCTCCTCAACCTGCCAAAATCCGTCCTGTCCAAGAAAATGTCCGGGTTTAAAGTCTATTCCCTCGGCGAGG aaaacACAACGAACAACTCCACGGGCCAGTCCCGGGCTGTCATTGCGGCAGCTGCCCGGAGGCGTGACAACAGCCACAACGAGTATTACTATGAGGAGGCAGAGCACGAGCGCAGGGTGCGGAAACGCCGAGCCAG gctggtggtggcggtggaAGAAGCCTTTACCCACATCAAGCGGTTGCAGGAGGAAGACCAGAAGAACCCACGGGAGATCATGGACCCACGGGAGGCGGCTCAGGCCATCTTTGCCTCCATGGCCCGGGCCATGCAGAAGTACCTGCGCACCACGAAGCAGCAGCCCTACCACACCATGGAGAGCATCCTGCAGCACCTTGAGTTCTGCATCACCCATGACATGACGCCCAAG GCATTCCTTGAGCGGTACCTGATGGCCGGGCCCACCATCCAGTACCACAAGGACCGCTGGCTGGCCAAGCAGTGGACGCTGGTCAGTGAGGAGCCGGTGACGAATGGCCTGAAAGATGGGGTGGTCTTTGTGCTGAAGCGCCAAGACTTCAGCCTCGTGGTGAGCACCAAGAAGATCCCTTTCTTCAAGCTCTCAGAGGAGTTCGTGGACCCCAAGTCACACAAGTTCGTCATGAGGCTGCAGTCGGAGACCTCCGTGTGA